The nucleotide sequence GAAGGCGTCGTCGATTGCCTGAAGCTGTGCGGCCGCAGCCGGCCGGCGGCCGATGTGCGGGCCATTGTCGCGGCCTATCTGGACGGGCGCTTTGACGGCAATCTGGTCTGGCTTCTCGACGCCCAGGAGGCGCTGTCCGACCGTTTCGCCATCGACAACGCCGCCTTGCCCGAGGATTTTTTCGAGGTTACGGCGTCCTGCTCCCGGCGCTGCGCCGCCTGCCGTTACTGCGACGAACTGGCCGAGCGGCTGCTTGTCACCCGCGCCCCCGGCCTTGTGCCCTACGGAGCCGGCTGATCCGGCCCCGCCCGTGTCGGGCCAGGGCTACAGGCTCGGCCGATAGCGGGTGGGGTCGGCCACGCCGGCTTCCTCGAAGCCTTTCCTTCGCAGCAAACAGCTGTCGCAGCGGCCGCAGGCCAGGCCGTCCGGGGCCGGGTCGTAGCAGGAGTGGGTGAGGCCATAGTCCACGCCCAGGCTCGTGCCGAGTTCCACGATGCCGGCCTTGGACAGATGCAGCAGCGGGGTGTGGATGCGGATGGCCAGCCGGCCTTCCACCGCCTCCTTGACGGCCAGATTGGCCATGGCCTCAAAAGCGGCGATGAATTCCGGCCGGCAGTCGGGATAACCCGAATAGTCCAGGGCGTTGACGCCGATGTAGATGTCGCTGGCCCCGAGCACCTCGGCCCAGCCCAGGGCCATGGACAGGAAGATGGTGTTGCGGGCAGGCACGTAGGTGACCGGAATGTCGGCTTCCATCTCACCAATATCGCGGTCCTTGGGCACGTCGATGTCGGCCGTCAGCGCCGAACCGCCGATGGACCCCAGCGGCAGAGGCAGGATCAGGTGGGTGGTCACGGCCATGGCCTTGGCCACCCGGCGGGCGGCCTCCAGCTCCACCTTGTGGCGCTGGCCGTATTCGAAACTGAGCGCGCACGGCAAAAATCCGTCGCGCCGGGCCACGGCCAGACAGGTGGTGGAATCCAGGCCCCCGGAAAAAAGGACCACGGCTTTTTGGGGTGCGTCGGTCGTCATAGCGGCCGTCTCCTTGTCAGACGCCCCGGGCGTCGGGGCTCCAGATGTGCTTGTGCAGTTGCAGCCCCAGGCGCGCCTGGACCCGGTCGGCCACCATCCAGGCGGCCAGCTCGGCCGAGGCAAGGGTCGCGGCCACGGGCGAAAAATGGACGATGTGAGTGCGCCAGATCCGTGAGGCGATGTCCAGGGCGAAATCGTAATCAGTCCGGTCGGCCAGCACGAATTTCACCTCGTCATGGGGACGCAGCCGCTCCAGATTGCCGTAATCGTTGCGATGCTCCATGCCGCTGCCCGGACATTTGACGTCCACCACGGCCGTGGCCCGGGCATCAAGCACGGCGATGTCGAAGCTGCCGTTGGTCTCGACCAGCACGGTCAGGTCCAGATCGCACAGGCGCTTGACCAGCTCCGGGGTCTGCGGGGCCAGAAGCGGCTCGCCGCCGGTCACTTCCACCAGCGGCAGCCCCAGCCCGGCCAGGGCGGCCGTGGCGTCGGCCACGGTCATTTCGGCGTAGGAATCCCCGGCATGGAGGGTGTCGCACCAACGGCAGGCCAGATTGCAGCCCGACAGGCGCAAAAAACCGCAGGGCCAGCCGGCATAGCTCGACTCGCCCTGGATGCTGGCAAATATTTCATGAACCTTGAGCATCACGCCTCGCGGCAGGTGGCGGCCAGGCCACGGCTTTCCACCACCGTCACGGCCGTGACGCGCACCCTTCCGTCGTCGAGCCGAGCCTTGAGCCGCGAGAGGATGTAGCCGGCCAGCACCTCGGCCGTGGGCGGATCAAGGGCGGGCACGTCGTTTAGGCAGGCGTGGTCCAGATCGGCGAAAATGGCGTCCATGGCCGTGCGGACATCCAGGAAATCCGCCACCATGCCGTTTATCAGGCTGTCGGCGCAGATTTCGGCCGTGACCTGGAAATTGTGGCCGTGCATGGCGGCGCAGGGGCCGGGATGGCCCGGCAGACGGTGGGCGGCGCTGAAGTCGCCGGCAACGGCGATGGTATAGATCGGCGGCATGGCTGGGACTCTCCCTGGCGTTGAACATCGGGGCGAGGAAAGCTATGGAGGGTCGCCCGAAAGGTCAAGACAACCACGGCCGCTCCCGGCCGTCAAGGAGACGTACCCATGCCGCATCGCGTACCCAGAGACGACGTCAGCACGCTCAAAACCCTCGGCCAGGGGGCCACGGTCTACCCGAGAAACGTCACCCCCGGCCTGCTCGAAACCTTCCCCAACGCCTTCCCGGACCGGCGCTACGACATCACCTTCGCCTCCGACGAGTTCACGAGCCTGTGCCCCAAGACCGGCCAGCCCGACTTCGGCACCATCACCATCCGCTACGTGCCCGACAAGCTGTGCATCGAATCCAAGTCGCTCAAACTCTACCTCTTCAGCTACCGCGACGAAGGCGCTTTCATGGAAACCCTCACCAACCGCATCCTCGATGACCTCGTGGAAGTCTGCCAGCCGCATCATATGGAAGTCACCGGCGACTTCGCCGCCCGGGGCGGCATCACTATTTCGGTGACGGCGACGTTTGTGAAAGAGAAGAAATAGGGAGAGATAGGAGGAAGATGCCTCCGGCGGCTGGGGGCCTGAGGCCCCCAGACCCCCCACTTGGGAAAATGGGGAATCAGCTCCGCGAGCGGCGGGCCAGGCGGCCGGCGCGCAGGCGGTCGAAGAGGCTGGCCGGCGACAGCCGCCGCCGCAGGGCCGACGGGCCATGGTCGCGCCGCCACAGGCGCAAGAACCAGGCTCCCCACAGCACCAGACAGGCGTTGTACTGCAGCCACAACAAAAACAGCACCGCCCCGCCCAGGGAACCGTATACGAGTTCGTAGCGCCCGCCATGGGCCACGAACTGCCCGAAAGCCGCCGTCACCGCCCAGGCCGCGACGGCCAGCAAGGCCGACACGCCGGCGATGGCCCGAAGCGGCCGCCGCCCCGGCAAAAACAGCAGATAGGCGGCGGCGAACATGCCGGTCAGGCAGAGAACGCCCCAGGCCGCCGACCACTGGCGCGCCAGACTCCCGCGCGGCTCCAGGCGCGGCAGATAGGCCAGATACAGGGCCGCCGTCAGCGCTCCCAAGAACAAGACGCCGGCAATCGCCCCCCAGGCCGTGCTCATCAATCGCGCGGCCAGGGGCGGCCGTTGTTCCGGGGCCGCCTCGCCAAGAGGCCGGCGTAGCGCCCGGCGAAACGCGCCCAGAAACAGCCACGACGACCACAGCACAAACACCGCGCTTTCCAGGGAAAACCCCGGCGAGGCCCACAGCAGCCGCCTGGCCCGGGAGACCAGCAGTTCGTCGATATACGGCGTGAGGATGGCGAGCTGGCGGCGTAGGGCCATTTGGCCGGTCCAGTCCTCGCCCGACACCGCCCCGCACAGGGCCAGCATGGCAAAAAGCAGCGGCACCGAAGAGAGCAGCGCGTAAAAGGCTAGGGCGGCGGCCTGGGTCGGCCCGCCCGAGCGGAAAAAGGCGGCCGTGGCCTTGACGGACAAGCGTCCGACCTCCCGCAGCCAGGCGGTAACATCACGTCGCCGCAACCGGGTCAGGATCAAGGCTTCGCGCCTCCGGCCAGCCAGGCGGTCCAGCCCAGGGGCGCGCCGCCGGGATTGGCCCGGGCGTATTCGTAAAACCGGCGCAGAAATTCCAGGCGCTGCCGGGCCAGGGCGTCGCGGCCCGGGGCGCTGCCGTCGCTGGTCTTGGCCAGATCCGAGCCGCCCAGGGCCTTTTGGCGGGCGATGATGTCCTCGAAAGCCACGCTAGGAGCGTTTCGCAGCATGTCGACCAGGGTCATGAAGGTGGTGGTGCGTCCGGCCCCGCCCCGGCAGTGGAAATGCAGCCAGACGTCCGGGGGCAGGCTGCGGGAGAATCGCACGAACCGTTCGACCACGGCGTCGTCGGGCCGGGTATGGTCGGACACGGCCAGGCGCAGATAGCCCAGGCCCAGGGACGCGGCGGCCTGGGCTTCGCTGACGGCGGGTAGCGGGCCGAGGGTCAGGGGGGTGGGGCCACCGCGCCTGGCTTCCCGGGCCACGACGATGTCCGGCCGCTCATCGATGGCGGCCAGGAGGGCGGCTTCGGCCTCGGCCACGAAAGCAGCGTCGCGGCCCGGGTTGCCCTGGTTGTCGGGCAGCCGCCAGGACACGGCATTACCGCCGAGAAAACCGTGGGATTCCCGGCGCAGATCGACGATGACGGCGCGCGGCGGAAATTGTTCGCGCATAAGGGCCAGCCCGGCCAGGGAGAACTGGCTGCTGCCGGAGACGCGCAGCCCGTTTAAGCCCTCCCGTGAGGGGACGGCAGCCCCGTCCGACGCGGTCAGGGGGAAAAAACAGGTGCGAAACCGATGGGGCAGGGCGCTGGCGGCAGGGGCGTCCAGGGTCAAAACCCCGACGTCCGGTCCGGGTTCGGCCGAGGCGGCAGCGCTCGGACCGGCCAGGAACAGGGCCAACACCACGGCCAGCAGCCCGGCCAGGGGCCAGGGCGCCGCAAGGCGCGGCCGAGCGGACCGGCGAAGCCGGCGGCACGACGGCGGCAGGGCGGACATGGCTTCCTCCTGTTACTGGGCCAGCCCCAGGGCGCTGCGGACTTCGGCCCGGGCGGCGGCGTACTGCTGCTGGAATTCCGGGCTGTTGAACAGGAAGGCGGCGATGACCGTGCCGGTGATGCGGCCGGCGGCCACGTCGCTGGGATAGTGGACGCCGCCGATCTCCCGGTTGAAGCGGTACTGCTCGGCCCGGGCCGCCAGGGCTTGGGCCTTTTCCGGGACCATGTTGGCCAGGATGATGCCCATCAAGGTGCCGTAGGTGGAATGGCCGCTGGGGTAGGAGGCGTTGCCGGGCTTGGGCACGCAGGGATCGATTTGCGAACTAGCGGCATAGGGTCGGGGGCGGTCCCAGTGCTTCTTGGCGTTGCCGAGAATGGCGTCGCCGTTTTCCTTGACCGCCTTGAAAAAGGCCGCCGCCACGGGTAGCTTTTCAGCCGTGAACTGGGGGCCGACCACATCGGTGAAGCGGAAAACCTCGCGGGCGGCGTCGGCCTGGGCAAAGGCCACCATGTCCGGGGTGCGGTCCTTTTGCAGTTGCAGGAGCAGGGCGATCTCGTCGCGCTGCTCGGCCGAGTCCATGGCCGGCGGCGGCGGCAGCAGCCGGGCCAGATCGACTTGCTGCGGGCTGACGAACTGCGTTTCGGACCAGGCCAGCTGCGGCAGCGACAGCAGCAGGACCAGCAGGAGCAGGCGGAACCGGGCAAGCATGGCGGACCTCCTTGGGTTGACGGGCATGGGGCCGGCCGGGACGGCGCAGCCGGGGCTGGGCAAGTTATAGGGCCTTGGCCGGCGGCTGTCACGGCCGGGGCTGCAACCGGCTTGGGCTTTGGAGCGACTGACGGGCATCGGCGCGGGGGGTTGGGGGGATGGGAGTGTCCCTGGCCTGCGCCGGCCTGAAGCAGGACGATTGTGGAATGGATTCTGCATGATCGCCTGCATACAGGGAGGAATTGCCCATGTTCGCACCAAGTATCCATGTGGAATGCGTGAGTTTTTTTGAACCGTCCAAGGGGGAATGGCGGGAGGAGCGCGTCAAGGGTCTGGCGGAAGAGGAGTCTTCGCGCTGCCCGGACGACGAGGATGAGGACTTTCTTTCCTTCTGCCGCCGCTCGCTGCTGTAATTGCCGGCCAGCCTTGATGGGGCCGATGCGAAACAGGCAGCGGCGTTACGGGGGGGAGAAGTTATTTCTCGAAACAACCATATTTTTTGAGGCGAATCCCAGCCGAGCCACGATGACGGCGCAATATTTGCTTGCTTTCGAGAACCGGGCCGACGCGTTGTTTGCCGCGCGGCCGGTCCCGGCCAGAAACTCGGAGGCTTCATGAAACGCCTGCTGTGCATCCTGGCTTTGCTGGCCTTTGCCTTCACGGCCGCCGGCTGCCCGCCGCCGCGCCGGCCCCTGCCGCCGCCCGGTCCGGGAGCCTATCAGCCCGGCCCCTACCACCCCGCGCCCGGTCCCGGAGGATACCCGCCCGGCCCCGGTCAGGCACCGTATCAACCCGGCCCCGGCCCTTACGGCCATCCAGGCGGTTATCCGCCCGCGCCTTAAGCTTTTGAACGCAACAACGCCGGCTCCTCGAAAGGGGCCGGCGTTTTGTTTTCCACCCGGGCGTGGCCTTTCTACTTCACGCCGATGGGCGCGCCGGAAGCAAACGCCGGCTCATGCAGCGGCAGCAGGATGTGGGCCGCCTTCTTGACGCGGACCATGATGTCGTAGGCCGCGTAAGGATTGACGCAGGTGCCGGGCGGGATGACGTCCATCTCTCGGGCCGTTACGGCCTTGGGCGGAAAGAAATTCTCGTTGATGACGCAAAAGCCGGTGATGACGGCCTGGCCGGCCGGGGTGTCCACAAAGACCGACATGCCGCCTTCGGTGTGGGCCGGGGTGTGGACCATGCGCAGGCCGGGCAGGATCTCCGTGTCGCCGGTGATCGCCTGCATCTGGCCGGAATCGATGACGTCTTCCACGTATTCGGCGTTGTAGCGAAAGTCCAGGGGATGCGGGTCGCTCACGTGGGCCAGCTCCCGTTCATGGGCGTAGATGACCGCGTTTTCCAGATAGGCGTCGTTTTCGCAGTGGTCGTTGTGCAGGTGGGTGTGGATGACCACGTCGATGTCGGCAGGGGTCAGACCGTACTGGGCCAGGCCCGATTCCAGGGTGTGGATTGTGCCGCCAAGGGCCGCCTCGCGGGCGGCGGACTGCACCGGGCGTATCTCGCCGGTGTCCACCAGCACCTTCTTGCCGCCGCCTTCCAGATACCAGCCGTAGATGGGGATGGTGTAAGGCGTGCCGTAGTCGAACTGGTAGGTCATCATGCCCTTGTCGAATTCCTTGGAGCCAAGGACAATGGGATGGATCACGTACTTGCCCACAGTAAATAAACCTCCGCTGCGCGCGCAAAAGTTCCCCGGGACGTGCGGCATCCCGGCGCGTCAGTCGACCGCCCGCGGCAAAGGTAAGCAGTCGGCGGCGACGCGGCAAGGGGGAGGCGCCCGGCGGCGAGTTGACGGCGGCGGCAAAGACGGACACAACGCCCATGGCGATGCGCGCCGCCAGACGCCCCAACAGGCGGGCGATTTGAAGCGCTCCACTTGAAAATGCAGCCGTATTTTCAAGAAAATGTCTTGGAATTTTGGCCGTTGCCGACAAATGAACCGGTAGGCTTTTCGAGCGCGCGTCTAGTGTCGCGTCCCTTAAAAAATATGAGAGTATTTTTTAAGAAAAATAAATGGTTTTAGCTTGTTGACTACAAAACACCATATGCGCTTTTCGCGGACGCGACACTAGCCGCGACGGCGCGCCCGCCAGGCCTTGCCGCCTGGTGCGTTTCTCCGCGCGATATGGCGGTCCGCGCCCGCAAACCGACGCCCACACGTTCAGGTGACCCCTCTATGATGTATTCCATTCAGATTTTGCGGATCATCGGCATGTTGATGATCGTCTATATCCATGTCGGCGTCTACATGACGCTGGTGAACAACGTCGGCGATTCCCTCTTTCACGTCATCCCCGACGCGTACATGTGCAAGGCCTTCATCTTTTTCAGCATCTCCGGCTTTATCATGGCCTTTCTCATCGACATCGGCTACCGCAACTTTCTGGTGCGGCGCATCCTGCGCGTCTATCCGACCTTCCTCATCGCCTGCGGCCTGGCCATCGCCTTGCGCTATCTGCTTTTTGACCAGCTGCCGGGCAAGGACATGTTCCTGGCCATGACGCTTTTGCCCGTAGGCTTCGTGGATTATCCCCTCAAGATCGAATGGACGCTGATTTACGAAGTCTGCTATTATCTCATCATCACGCCCTTTGCTTTCCCCAAGACGCGACGCTACTTCGTGCCGTTTCTCTTTGTCTGGCTCGGCGTCATTTGCATCGCCTACTACGCTTCGGGCATCACGGCCTTTTACGTGCTGCCGCCCTGGAAGCGGCTGTTCGTCTCCTATGTCAACATCTACTTCATCACCGGGGCCCTGGCCTACCACGCCGCCAAGCGCCTGCGGTTCGACTGGTGGCCGGCCTATGTCCTGGCCATCCTGGCCAGCGCCGCCGTCACCGTGGCCACTTCGGACGCCTGGAAGCTTGAACCCTACAACATGAAACAGTTGGCCACCTGGAGCCTGTGCACCGCCGTGACGCTGGTTTCCCTGGTCAAGCTTGAAAACCATTTCCAGGCCCCCTGGGTGAAGGCCATCGGCCAGTGGGGCGACTACGCCTACGCCGTCTACCTGACCCACGCCCTGGTGGTTGGGGTCTTTTTCTCCTGGCTGGTCTACCGGTACGGCTGGCAGCTCGACAACCGGGCGGCGTTTCTTGCCGTGGGCCTGATTCTCGTCGTGGGCTATGGCCTGGGCCGGCTCGACGCCGCCGTGCACGGCTATTTCAAGCGGAAATTCGCCTGATGCTCTCCGGCGGGAAGGTCAGATGCCGCATTACTTCGTTTCGGATGGCCTCTGGGCTGCGGTTCTCGTGACGCTGGGCGGCGGGAAGGCGTGATGTCCGACAATCTTGCGCCGTATGTCCTAGATGATGCGGTTTTCGTGACGCCGTGCGGTGGGACGAGCTGATGCCGGCTTCCCGTTCGTTTTTCGACCGGGCGGCTAACGTGGCGCTGATTGCCGCCACGGTGTTGGCCCTGGGCTGGGCCGGTCGTGAGGTGGCCGTTGATCTTCGGCTCACCCGCCTTCAGGAACAGGCGGCCCGGCGTGTGCCGCATTTTCCCGACGCGGCCTCGCGCACGGCGTTTACTGACGCCGCCGGCCGCGACAAGGCCCTGTGCGCGGCGTTTCTTGGCCGCAAGCCCCTGGTCGTCCTGACCATCGGCCAATCCAACATCGCCAATTCGGCTCTGGGGCAGTTCACCCCCAGCCACCGCCTCGGAAACTATTTCGAGGGATCGTGCTATATCGCGGCCAATCCGCTTCTCGGCACGTCGGGCGAGCGGGCGGCGGCGGTGCTTGATTTAGCCGACGCGGCCCTGGATGCGGGACTCTACGACAGCGCGCTTGTCGTGCCGCTGGCGGTGCAGGGTTCGTCGGTGTGGAACTGGGCGCGGCACGGCGACTTGCGGCCCATGCTCGAAAGCGCCCTGCGCCGCCTGAACGGGCTGGGGATCAAGCCCAATCTTGTCCTCTACCATCAGGGCGAGGCCGATTGTCTGGTGGGGATGGAAGGGAGGCTTTATGCCGAGGCCCTGGACAATATCATCGGTGATTTGCGGCGCATGGGCGTTGCCGCGCCGGTGGTGGTCTCGCAAGTCAGCCGCTTCAAGGCGTTGGACTGCCCGGACGCCGATCCCGGGGCTTGTTCGCGCATCTGTCCGGACATCCGCCAGGCCCAGGCCGGGGCGGCCGACGCCTCGCGCGGCGTCTTCGCCGGCCCGGACACGGACATGGCCGTAGCCGAGCGGTTCGACGGCTACCACATGACCGACGACGGCCGCCGCCGCTTCGCCGCCATGCTGCTGGAAACCGTGCGCGCCCTGCCCCAAACGCCCTAGCGTCGCGTCCTCGAAAAGCGCCTCGGACATTCCGCAGACAACAGACGAAAACCACTTATTTTCTTAAAAAATACTCTCGTATTTTTTAAGGGGCGCGACACGAGCTCTCCCCCGGCGAAGCCACCCCCTTTCCCCATTCGGGGGGTCCGGGGGCCTCAGGCCCCCAGCCGCCGGAGGCATCTTCCTCTTTATTTTCTTCGTCTTATCATCTTCCTACGAACAAAATCGGTAAGCATCCGGGCTTCCTCGACGCGTAGCAGCGAGGCCACGCTCATGTAGGCTATGGCCCACAGGATGATGAGGATGAGCGAGAGGTAGGGGCGGTCGGCCGTGGCGTGGGCGCCGAAGCCGACGCCGATGCTTAAGATTGTGCCGATGAAGGTGGTGCGGCCCAGGCGCAGCCAGCCGGGGCCGAGCTTTTTGCGCAGGACCAGGCCCAGGGCGGCGATGTTGACCCAGGACGAGATGGAGGTGGCCAGGGCCAATCCGACATGGCCGGTAGGTCCCATGAGGGCCAGGCCGGCGATGACGTAGACCACCAGGCACACGGCGGCCACGATGGCCGGGGTGCGGGTGTCGGACAGGGCGAAATAGGCGGAATACAGCGGCCGCACGCAGGCAAAGGCGGGCAGGCCCACGCCGTAGGCCACCAGCGCCCCGGCGGTGGCGGCGATGGCTGCCTCGCCAAAGGCTCCGCGTCCGAAAAGCACCCGCACCATGGGATCGGCCAGGGCAATGAGCCCGGCGGCGGCCGGCAGGCAGATGAAAAGGGTCAGGCGCAGCGAGGCGTTTAGGGTATCGACGAATTCCCCGGTCTTGCCGGCCGAGGCGAGCTTGGCCAGCCCGGGCAGGGCCACCGTGCCCACGGCCACGCCGAAGACGCCCAGGGGAAATTGCACCAGCCGGTCGGCGTAGTAGAGGTACGAGATGGAGCCGGTGGGCAGGTAGGAGGCGAGAAGCGTCCCCAGCACGATGTTGAGCTGGTAGACCGCCGCGCCAAAGGCCGTGGGCAGCATGAGCAGGCCCATGCGCAGCACGCCCTTGTCGCGAAGGGACCATGGACCGCGCCAGGTAAAGCCGAACTTCCGCAGTTGCGGCAGCTGCATGTAGACCTGCCCGATACCGCCGATGACCACGCTCCAGGCCAGGGTGTAGGCCGGATCGAAGCCGAACAGCCAGGCCACGCCCGCGCCGAGGATGATGATGGTGTTGAGTTCGGATGTGGCCAGGGCCGGAGCCAGGAAATGGCCGAAGGAATTGAGCACGCCCATGCACAAGGCCACGGCGGAAATCTCGATGATGTAGGGGAAGACGATGCGCGTGAGATCCACGGTCAGATCAAACAGCGCCGGATCGTCGGCAAAGCCCGGGGTGATGAGTTTGGTGAGCGGCCGGGCGAAGACAATTGCCAACGTGGTCAGGACGCCGAGGATGATGAGCAGCCAGACCATGGCCGAACGCGGCATGGAAAAGGCCTTTTCGTCGCCCACCTCCTCGCGCAGCTTTTGAAAGACCGGCACAAAGGCCATGGTCATGGAACCTTCGGCGAAAAGCCGGCGCATCATGTTGGGCAGGCGATAGGCTACGTAAAAGGCGTCGGCGGCAATGCCGGCCCCCAGCACGTAGGCCAGGATCATATCCCGGAAAAACCCGAGTATCCTCGACAACAAGGTCGCGCCCCCGACAATAGAGGCATCCTTGGCAATCTGTCTGACGTGTTGCGACATACTATTTTGTGGGGAGGAAACCCCTTTTTGAAAAAAGGGGTTTCCTCCCCACGCCCCTCCTTCCCCAAAAACTTTTAACGGTGGGGTTTCACCGTGTGTGGCTTCTCTCTTGGACTTCCTGGCTGTGGGGGCGTTTTTCGCGGCCGGCAGGGTCTTCCCTGCCGGCCGCGAAAAACGCCCCCATAATCAGGGGGTCCGGGGGGGATGATCCCCCCCGGGAAAGTATTACTTTTGACACTTCCTGCAATAGGTGGACGTGCGGCCGGCGATTTTGGCGTGGGTCAGCGGCGCGGCGCAGGCCGGGCAGGGGTCGCCGGATTTGCCGTAGACCTGGAAATGGTTCTGGAAGCCGCCTTCCACGCCGTCCGGGGTGCGGTAGTCGCGGATGGTGCTGCCGCCGGCGGCGATGGCCGCCGCGATGACGTTTTGGACGGCTTTGAGGAGGCGTTGCCGTTGGGCCGGGGTCAGGTCCTTGGCCGGCGTGTCGGGCCGGATGCGGGCGGCGAAGAGCGATTCGTCGGCGTAGATGTTGCCGATGCCGGCGATGACGGTCTGATCGAGCAGCGCCGCCTTGATGCGGGTGGACTTGCGGCCAAGGGCCTCCTCGAAGGCTTGCGGCGTCATGTCCCAGGGTTCGGGGCCAAGGGACGCGTGGAAATCCCAGGCGCTCAGGGCCTCGGGGGTGAGCACCCGGGCCGTGCCGAAGCGGCGCAGGTCGGCAAAGACCAGGGTGTTGCCGTCGGAGAGCCGGACGAGCAACCGGGCGCGGTCGGGATCGGGAGCGCCCGGCGGCGCGATGTGGAAACGGCCGGTCATCTTGAGATGAAAGGCCAGGACGGCCGGGCCGTCGCCCGGGACCTGGGGGCGCGGGCCGAGGGTGAGCAGCAGCAGCTTGGCCCGGCGGCCGACGGATTGGATGGTCCGGCCTACGGCCATGGCGGCGAAATCGGCCCGGCGTTTGGGGCCGGCCAGCACCTTGGCGTCCGGGACGTCGACGCCGACGATGACGCGGCCGACAAGGCCCGGAGCCAGGGCTCGTGCGATGGTTTCGACTTCGGGAAGTTCGGGCATGGCGGATGCGCCTACGGGCGGTTCAGGCCGCCGGCCGGGCGGCGCGACGGACGGTTTGCCGGAGAGGCAGGCCCGGTGGTGTTGCGGCGGTACGACGGCGGCATGGCGCTACTTGGCGGCGGGCAGGGCGATGGGGATGTCGATGGTCAGGGTTTCCCCGGCCCGGAAGACGGTAAGCGACAGCGTTTTGCCGTCCTTGACGGCCTCGATGGCGGCCTTGTGGAGCACGGATAGGTTGTCGGCCGGGTGGCCGCCGGCGGCGACGACGGCGTCGCCGGGCAGGAGTCCCGCCTTGGCGGCCGGGGAACCGGGGGCCACGGCGGTGACCAGCGGCAGGGTGGCGGGGTTGCCGGGGGCGGGCTGGTCCTGGGTCAGGGTCATGCCGAGCCGGCTTTTCTGGGCGGCCGGGCAGGCGAAGAAGTAGGGCGCGGCTTCGGCGTCCGGGGCCTCGCCGCCGCGCCAGGGCATGACCAGAACGACCTTGGCCGAGGGATCAAGCACGGCCAGGCGGCGGGCGATGCCCCAGCCGTTGGCCACATGCCCGGCTCCGGCGACCACGGCCACGGGCCGGCCGGACACGGCTCGGGCATAGAGCGCCCGGGCGGCCATCTGGGTGTCCCACAGGGACTGCACGGTAACGAAATTTTCAAAGGGATCGCGGACCGGCGCGGCGTCCCGGGGGGCCGGCTTGGCGGAGGCTTTGGCCTTGGCGCTGGACGTGGCGGCGCTCTTGGCGGTCGGCGGCGCGGCGGCGTCGCCCGATGCGGCCTTGGCCTGGGCAGCCGTCGCGGTCTTGGGCAGGCTTTCGGGTTTGGCGGCCGGCTTGGCGTTCGCCTGCTCAGGCTTGGCGGTTTCCTGGGGCGCGGCCTTGCGCATGGCCCCGTGCTGGGCGAACAGTTCGCGCAGTTCTTCCACCTGGGCCTGGGCCGGGGGCAGGATGGTTCCGGGGAGG is from Solidesulfovibrio magneticus RS-1 and encodes:
- the mutM gene encoding bifunctional DNA-formamidopyrimidine glycosylase/DNA-(apurinic or apyrimidinic site) lyase; the protein is MPELPEVETIARALAPGLVGRVIVGVDVPDAKVLAGPKRRADFAAMAVGRTIQSVGRRAKLLLLTLGPRPQVPGDGPAVLAFHLKMTGRFHIAPPGAPDPDRARLLVRLSDGNTLVFADLRRFGTARVLTPEALSAWDFHASLGPEPWDMTPQAFEEALGRKSTRIKAALLDQTVIAGIGNIYADESLFAARIRPDTPAKDLTPAQRQRLLKAVQNVIAAAIAAGGSTIRDYRTPDGVEGGFQNHFQVYGKSGDPCPACAAPLTHAKIAGRTSTYCRKCQK
- a CDS encoding ChaN family lipoprotein — encoded protein: MPVHFPFEPTAPRGAGTSRALGAFLLAGLLGLAVIGAGCVKRAPGMPPVAPESLVDATGAALAPAAFAAELAGADYLLLGEEHPNPCDHQAQAAVIRRLAAAGVFPAIGLEMVPADYQGVLDAFNAGTLPLAELPARLDWKTTWGFDFELYAPIFQAAREYKLPVYALNAPKGLARKVGRQGLDALTPAERASLPGTILPPAQAQVEELRELFAQHGAMRKAAPQETAKPEQANAKPAAKPESLPKTATAAQAKAASGDAAAPPTAKSAATSSAKAKASAKPAPRDAAPVRDPFENFVTVQSLWDTQMAARALYARAVSGRPVAVVAGAGHVANGWGIARRLAVLDPSAKVVLVMPWRGGEAPDAEAAPYFFACPAAQKSRLGMTLTQDQPAPGNPATLPLVTAVAPGSPAAKAGLLPGDAVVAAGGHPADNLSVLHKAAIEAVKDGKTLSLTVFRAGETLTIDIPIALPAAK
- the murJ gene encoding murein biosynthesis integral membrane protein MurJ, which gives rise to MSQHVRQIAKDASIVGGATLLSRILGFFRDMILAYVLGAGIAADAFYVAYRLPNMMRRLFAEGSMTMAFVPVFQKLREEVGDEKAFSMPRSAMVWLLIILGVLTTLAIVFARPLTKLITPGFADDPALFDLTVDLTRIVFPYIIEISAVALCMGVLNSFGHFLAPALATSELNTIIILGAGVAWLFGFDPAYTLAWSVVIGGIGQVYMQLPQLRKFGFTWRGPWSLRDKGVLRMGLLMLPTAFGAAVYQLNIVLGTLLASYLPTGSISYLYYADRLVQFPLGVFGVAVGTVALPGLAKLASAGKTGEFVDTLNASLRLTLFICLPAAAGLIALADPMVRVLFGRGAFGEAAIAATAGALVAYGVGLPAFACVRPLYSAYFALSDTRTPAIVAAVCLVVYVIAGLALMGPTGHVGLALATSISSWVNIAALGLVLRKKLGPGWLRLGRTTFIGTILSIGVGFGAHATADRPYLSLILIILWAIAYMSVASLLRVEEARMLTDFVRRKMIRRRK